From the genome of Anopheles moucheti chromosome 3, idAnoMoucSN_F20_07, whole genome shotgun sequence, one region includes:
- the LOC128304385 gene encoding pyruvate dehydrogenase [acetyl-transferring]-phosphatase 1, mitochondrial → MSNWSPKILAIRMRSLATTFSRSYHRASALHRPTGPPKLSPYDVNCILRGNEHTQEFFGGSVKSYDSNQLASNSPIEDSRSEASCVHTSGLLVGIFDGHGGPACSQVISKRLMRYIAASLVPPDDLRQHMLGGAQSFSFLSCHNDKLEFVSEIKELYEKSFNQFANELTNTTLAGFQMHQTLENAFIRLDQDLSREAIEMPSLRTMSVAMSGAVALVAHIDGPHLHVASVGDCSAVLGTVTDTGQWIAKKLTNEHNSDNVGEVRRLLSEHPATERDTVIRGERLLGQLAPLRAMGDFRYKWTREQLEQLVVPQFGEQVIAPYYLTPPYLSACPEITHHILTPRDKFLIIASDGLWDTMSAMQTVHLVGEHMYGKAFLQPLTLPKQDITLGEISQMLSTRKAGLQKKPLDRNAATHLIRNALGGTEYGVEHSKLSHMLSLPQDIVRLFRDDITITVVYFDSEYLRNCPT, encoded by the exons ATGTCAAACTGGTCGCCAAAAATCCTCGCCATACGGATGCGCTCGTTGGCGACAACGTTCAGCCGAAGTTACCACCGCGCCAGTGCTCTCCACCGTCCAACCGGACCACCGAAACTCTCGCCATACGAT GTAAACTGTATACTGCGAGGGAACGAACACACGCAAGAATTTTTTGGCGGATCCGTTAAAAGCTACGACTCGAATCAGCTCGCCTCCAACTCGCCTATTGAAGATTCACGCAGCGAAGCGAGCTGCGTGCACACCTCCGGTTTGCTGGTGGGGATATTCGATGGTCATGGTGGGCCGGCCTGTTCGCAGGTGATCAGCAAGCGGCTGATGCGATACATTGCCGCTTCGCTCGTGCCACCGGATGATCTTCGCCAGCATATGCTTGGCGGTGCGCAGAGCTTTTCCTTCCTGAGCTGCCATAATGATAAG CTTGAGTTTGTGAGCGAAATCAAGGAGCTGTACGAGAAAAGCTTCAACCAGTTCGCGAACGAACTCACCAACACTACGCTGGCCGGGTTTCAGATGCATCAAACACTGGAGAATGCTTTTATCCGGCTGGATCAAGACCTTTCCCGCGAGGCAATTGAAATGCCCAGCCTGCGGACGATGTCGGTCGCGATGAGCGGAGCGGTTGCGCTCGTAGCACACATCGACGGGCCCCATCTGCACGTTGCATCCGTTGGTGATTGCTCGGCCGTGCTCGGCACTGTCACCGATACCGGTCAGTGGATTGCGAAGAAGCTCACCAACGAACACAACTCCGACAACGTTGgggaggttcgtcgcttgctcaGCGAGCATCCGGCCACGGAGCGGGATACGGTGATTCGTGGCGAACGTTTACTGGGTCAATTAGCGCCGCTGCGTGCGATGGGTGATTTTCGCTACAAGTGGACACGCGAGCAGCTCGAACAGCTGGTCGTGCCACAGTTCGGGGAGCAAGTGATAGCGCCATACTACCTCACGCCACCGTACCTGAGCGCGTGTCCGGAAATTACGCACCACATCTTGACGCCCCGGGACAAGTTTCTCATCATCGCAAGTGATGGGCTGTGGGATACGATGAGCGCGATGCAGACGGTCCATCTCGTCGGGGAGCACATGTACGGGAAGGCATTCTTGCAGCCACTAACGCTCCCGAAGCAGGATATTACGCTTGGGGAAATTAGTCAAATGTTGAGCACCCGAAAGGCGGGCCTGCAGAAGAAACCGCTCGATCGTAATGCGGCAACCCATCTCATCCGGAACGCCCTCGGTGGAACCGAGTACGGTGTGGAGCACTCGAAACTGTCGCACATGCTATCGCTGCCGCAGGACATCGTAAGGCTGTTCCGGGACGACATTACCATAACGGTCGTATACTTCGACTCGGAATATCTTCGCAACTGTCCTACCTGA